A window of Leptospira licerasiae serovar Varillal str. VAR 010 contains these coding sequences:
- a CDS encoding HNH endonuclease: MKSNPRKKRKKIYKFKAEDFYKILDHQDYRCLLTGRELLPENTNSEHIVPLRKGGNHEFNNICHVVAPLSKLKRYYTEEEIVHLAADIIKWKGEDYGYKEIQINFKKKK, translated from the coding sequence ATGAAAAGTAACCCGAGGAAGAAAAGAAAGAAAATCTATAAGTTCAAAGCTGAGGATTTCTATAAGATCTTAGATCACCAAGATTACAGATGTCTCCTAACAGGAAGAGAACTTCTTCCTGAAAATACAAACTCTGAGCATATAGTCCCTCTTCGTAAAGGCGGCAATCATGAATTCAATAATATCTGCCATGTAGTAGCTCCCCTTTCTAAACTAAAGAGATATTATACTGAAGAAGAAATCGTTCATTTAGCTGCGGACATTATTAAATGGAAAGGAGAAGATTATGGCTATAAAGAAATCCAAATCAATTTCAAAAAGAAGAAATGA
- a CDS encoding tyrosine-type recombinase/integrase, whose amino-acid sequence MISDMILHGYSDKSIKTYTDCMTIFTQHFKISPLDMNPTHVYNFFLHLRKTKLAESSIVVYYSAILLFYTFANRKYMMNLIPIPTKGRKIATVLNRTEIASFLEHCITLREKAIYTLIYSSGIRSGELEKLKVNCIDFERKSIFIQAGKNNCERYAILSDQVAFLLQQYIVSYRPISHLFYSSKGKNFSMSLRRIQARFKIIASEAGITKNATVHTLRHSFATHLLEDGYSIFYIQKLLGHLSIHSTLIYLHVSPHHLAEIPSPIEKVPIAKMGIFETDSQYDLGISML is encoded by the coding sequence ATGATCTCGGATATGATCCTTCACGGCTATTCAGATAAATCCATAAAAACCTACACAGATTGCATGACAATTTTCACTCAGCATTTCAAGATCTCTCCCCTTGATATGAATCCGACACACGTATATAATTTCTTCCTTCACTTAAGGAAAACAAAGTTAGCCGAATCATCTATAGTCGTGTACTATAGCGCAATTTTGCTATTTTATACTTTTGCCAATAGAAAATATATGATGAACCTAATTCCGATACCGACGAAAGGAAGAAAAATTGCAACTGTGTTAAACAGAACTGAGATCGCCAGTTTTTTGGAACATTGCATTACACTTAGAGAAAAAGCAATCTATACATTAATATATTCTTCTGGAATCAGATCAGGAGAGTTAGAGAAGCTTAAAGTCAACTGTATAGACTTTGAAAGAAAATCAATCTTTATACAAGCAGGAAAGAACAATTGCGAACGCTATGCGATTCTTTCTGACCAGGTCGCATTCTTACTCCAACAATATATCGTAAGTTATCGTCCGATTTCCCATCTCTTCTATTCGTCAAAAGGCAAGAACTTTTCTATGAGTTTAAGAAGGATTCAGGCTAGATTTAAAATAATAGCAAGCGAAGCAGGTATCACCAAAAACGCAACCGTGCATACGTTAAGACATTCATTCGCAACGCATCTTTTAGAAGATGGCTATAGCATCTTCTATATTCAAAAGTTACTCGGCCATCTTTCAATACACAGCACCTTGATTTATCTACATGTAAGTCCGCATCATTTAGCAGAAATACCAAGTCCAATCGAAAAAGTACCGATTGCAAAAATGGGAATATTCGAAACAGATTCGCAATATGACTTAGGAATTTCGATGCTTTAA
- a CDS encoding NADase-type glycan-binding domain-containing protein, with translation MNRICFVLLLLTITACKNKEVHLGVEPSEVVVSSFLSEGETTYSGNKLFDDFLDPWCEGTNTEGIGETITLNFPDKKVIDSFLIKNGYAYGKLFSNNNRVKDIEVEEANGKKYNFTIIDQPESSVIRFPEKLETDRLKFIILSVYKGKANDTCISEISINSNEILSDSFDENAITKKEADLRKAKEELEYKKETAGNDIELTYTNADSQTKTDFSLTLEGISDASKVSGNASISLVEDKIFVEYAHTWHLSCDSWTRSDKTIKVRCSVREDLDPGYVEPGKKDGIYRDKKIGYRFINIDMASKTWVFERENGQVEKLGQDLKIISTNIFEFNN, from the coding sequence ATGAATCGTATTTGCTTCGTTCTACTTTTACTAACCATCACAGCATGTAAAAACAAAGAAGTACATTTGGGAGTTGAGCCATCTGAGGTTGTAGTAAGCAGCTTTCTGAGTGAAGGTGAAACAACCTATTCTGGTAACAAGCTTTTTGATGATTTTTTGGACCCTTGGTGTGAAGGAACTAATACCGAAGGAATTGGCGAAACTATTACGCTAAATTTTCCTGATAAAAAAGTGATCGATAGCTTCCTAATTAAGAATGGATATGCCTACGGAAAACTTTTTTCTAATAACAATAGAGTAAAGGATATCGAAGTTGAAGAAGCTAATGGGAAAAAGTATAATTTTACCATCATTGATCAACCGGAAAGTTCTGTGATTCGGTTTCCGGAAAAGCTTGAAACAGATAGATTGAAATTCATTATTCTTTCTGTATATAAAGGGAAAGCCAATGATACTTGCATTAGCGAGATTAGCATAAATAGCAATGAAATACTATCGGATTCTTTCGATGAAAACGCAATCACGAAGAAAGAGGCTGACCTTAGGAAAGCAAAAGAGGAGTTAGAATATAAAAAAGAAACCGCTGGTAATGATATTGAGCTTACTTATACGAATGCGGATAGTCAGACGAAAACTGATTTTAGTTTAACTTTAGAAGGGATATCGGATGCAAGCAAAGTGTCTGGAAATGCCTCGATTAGCTTAGTGGAAGACAAAATATTTGTAGAGTATGCACATACTTGGCATTTATCCTGTGATAGCTGGACTCGATCGGATAAAACGATAAAAGTAAGATGCTCAGTCCGGGAAGATTTAGATCCCGGCTATGTTGAGCCAGGAAAGAAGGATGGAATATATAGAGATAAAAAAATTGGCTACAGATTTATAAATATTGATATGGCGAGTAAGACATGGGTGTTTGAAAGGGAAAATGGACAGGTTGAAAAATTGGGACAAGATCTAAAAATTATAAGTACAAATATCTTCGAATTCAATAATTAA
- a CDS encoding TIGR04452 family lipoprotein: protein MKKINIFIITLLYSFLVNCLVVDTLGLTDTYKGDEAKKRLINAAMVGDYLTANAAFTAQGKTGSELESYVIADVLYASFIDELVFKVDESKYYKKRDVEDCATVIRSFGVLTDFDSFTTYLSSDYCNISPNDLYIDKNMGKSSNTPSKNK, encoded by the coding sequence ATGAAAAAGATTAACATATTTATAATTACGCTATTATACAGTTTTTTAGTAAATTGCCTGGTCGTCGACACTTTAGGTCTTACTGATACCTATAAGGGAGATGAGGCTAAAAAAAGGCTCATAAATGCTGCAATGGTAGGGGATTACCTAACTGCAAATGCAGCTTTTACAGCGCAGGGCAAAACTGGATCTGAATTGGAATCCTATGTAATCGCAGATGTACTATATGCATCATTTATAGATGAATTAGTTTTCAAAGTTGATGAATCTAAATATTATAAAAAGAGAGATGTAGAAGATTGTGCAACAGTAATTCGGTCTTTCGGAGTCCTTACTGACTTTGACTCATTTACAACTTATTTGAGCAGTGATTATTGTAATATAAGCCCTAACGATTTGTATATCGATAAAAACATGGGTAAAAGTTCTAATACCCCTTCGAAGAATAAGTGA
- a CDS encoding HNH endonuclease produces MGLPRYLQNMKREILNEINADSLSRNTLMKFINFNLNSTIIYNPHPRMHWPIYVKHKPIYHEFETEGRKVDPEKYYLSLRDPSYCINQVLKDHYGFFRLKYRERLDFEETTSYFFIKFQRRKSNGTWTRIEENRRVKIKFRQTKWLEKVNTNKQNAHIAEWNSNQLLYDVKYNRKYNTRGFPPTLSRLIFERDLYTCQICGITKEEAMKKGLHMEADHIVEWEDGGETSYKNGQTLCSQCNKAKYHFKRLMSGYRKKTSNNMHRKINNDQRIKITRLTIKEGRRLSIENWFKINQDT; encoded by the coding sequence ATGGGGCTTCCCAGATATTTACAAAACATGAAACGAGAAATCTTAAATGAGATTAATGCCGACTCTCTAAGCAGAAATACACTTATGAAATTCATAAATTTCAATCTAAATAGTACAATTATATATAATCCTCATCCTCGCATGCATTGGCCAATATATGTAAAGCACAAGCCAATCTATCATGAGTTTGAAACTGAAGGGAGAAAAGTAGATCCAGAGAAATACTACTTGAGCCTACGCGACCCAAGCTATTGCATTAATCAAGTATTGAAAGATCATTACGGATTCTTTAGACTCAAATATCGCGAGAGGCTAGATTTCGAAGAAACTACATCTTATTTCTTTATTAAATTCCAAAGACGTAAATCAAACGGAACTTGGACACGAATAGAAGAGAACCGAAGAGTAAAAATCAAATTTAGGCAGACCAAATGGTTAGAAAAGGTTAACACGAACAAACAAAACGCACATATCGCCGAATGGAACTCAAATCAACTTCTGTATGATGTAAAATATAATAGAAAATACAATACCCGCGGCTTTCCACCCACGCTAAGTCGCCTTATTTTCGAAAGAGACCTCTACACTTGTCAAATTTGTGGGATAACAAAAGAAGAAGCAATGAAGAAAGGTCTCCATATGGAGGCGGATCATATAGTCGAGTGGGAAGATGGAGGTGAAACCTCTTACAAAAACGGCCAAACACTCTGCTCGCAATGCAATAAAGCGAAGTATCATTTTAAGAGATTAATGTCAGGATACAGGAAGAAAACCAGTAATAATATGCATAGGAAAATCAATAACGATCAAAGAATTAAGATAACACGCCTAACAATAAAGGAAGGACGTCGACTTTCAATAGAAAATTGGTTCAAAATCAACCAAGACACTTGA
- a CDS encoding RHS repeat-associated core domain-containing protein: protein MRLNKKNSVTLFVLIASFFFIAWNPLRPILNYFASVFSGGETSIPLPLPNIQIGITGKPSFSLNIQVPPGAGDLVPSITIDYTASGTQSILGSGWNLGGFPRILKNPNLGVHFGATDGYSSSLLGELIETSTSGVYRSKMESFYKIKLDGNVWVFQDKSGITYEYGRNDTNGSGSIILINGAAITSYLDKVRDSFGNGYDIIYSSDTTISDEPLPQEIKYARGNGRIVFSYKDRSSGFREQIFYLTKAAFRKKLLDKIEVYAKDSSGSEQLIETYDFSYDTTDRGPILSSFERENYKPINFSYTERTTQANLFNSNGKNYDVSFQAMNPNVQSSCAATQTACLCTASAACMAATLGYARILCAQGIASYQNVCTYGVTSTFVTPADTDGDGSPELVKITGNMTNQKFSVSKLSDWNASTSNPISTSNATVGEHIGITSIGKILPGDFNGDGKSDFLILKNNGEALKVYYGPDFSSESYSNVTAQSLGASSAKHFVLDVNGDGKTDFIQADSNNNLLVYTSTGSGFQKIQTLTITPYGTSFQQFVDLDRNGVPDFVRINDSTSQELIVTFLDLQNGLLKIIETNKISRTDFGNKGDQFFSDLNGDGYLDFAFFSMPGNQGSISYYPFTGRTFLTNGASPLQTINVNGAFANKESGSSSNTVYVEADLSGDGVKDRISYDNTDLSNSFFNVEIYDSMNSKYLTPFKVNWNQDVSKDLNGDGALDTLRADVTSIDQTDSNGVVTTVTTYKFIVTIGNASSYEVAIDLDSYIPSTSSSGDSSSISYFNWRNRKDFIDLNGDNKADFLRYDAANGVLAVSYAKSDSNGYVTYSENGDDSWTTGGYFLSIDTNSDGKPEILGLKGNKVNLQTSVASSAPGISSIAYRSFPYESSLELHYIRFNQALPSGLLSKVENGSYSSQGNVELNLEYQLSKNHPGAIQPSLYNSSSPQFVPFGGADYLITRLTQKTGDTILSSGSYSYSFARFYLGGFRNSTYIGFQKMTQTDSILNQTIEIEYDPSFIEMSGRPTYQKIKKNGILLSESTWSYNKSTSVFGGTLVLPGDTSEIKYQAGNVFSSSLISKTYDSYGNILNKVTSINGTILSEKTTYLNDWSQSILGKPTEIQLFKDGELLSDKKFNYSGRLVSAVRELVSDGVWKNQYIQAYDEYGNPTSTLDSNGNTNSIEYDSIVHKYPIKISNSLGHITLKEYNLTNGLEVSNTNSNGVVSKTEYDTFGRAVLSYLPGESEWSEKIEYENTGDLENKLVRKTFRRSNGQSWQEESNNIITGITKKRSSLVNGYVLVEETYGNPQGQTVKKIDSYLEGSNPFSWTSFTYDAEGNMVLSERNDGSSTSVSVSGLITTVKESNNGNVIQEKIEVKNSLGQTVSSTLQGKTTQYKYASNGQISQIIDPENGITYIQSDFSGRKTKVISPDSGTTQYIYDSNSGNLQEQRLASGSKIEYSYDVLGRVTQIAGIGSQGETVYQVYEYDNQSVANGIGRLTKVTDSLGITDFEYDARGNQTLLKKHLSEEELTFIIQKKYNLQGQVEEFTYPEGSIVKNLYSEAGYLSAVTLTPGDGSGSDFPVVQYAGPKIEDGLLKIQRILGNGVNTNIYYNPVKKNLVRIQTSKDSDSYQVLNYSYNDYGNYSSITDNKNPVRSQSFSYDSIGRLISATGVYGAEEYQYSDSGRLLKKGNLTYSYSNSLHKNAATDVSGDNLSYHYVYDNAGNVINKNDESFSYNPFQKLKQVDTASGETIKFDYDFSGTRIRKTRSSDGTKTITLGGIYEVVLTPGKSPQHTLYFKGNSGDLVGQWSRQNPDLISYVNQELVASSGLGSTWNTYLWQSKDIAIRGIKYLLFVPGTNIAFLYVTVFLGVAFALLSFGDGLWKLTIKFITPILIISFSNCSIALPGSNGNAPWTMVPYIDSGATGIGSPYEPGSGAGMPITGFLFLHPDHLGSIVMATDGSGNRVTGGAQSGASHVSYKPYGEIQREDSFGPDVFRYKYTSQEEDRETGLYYYKARYYDPILGRFLQADSVIDGSRPTGMDLYAYAEGNPISYTDPSGHSILSSWLSSNGLGFLNFSLTLSSAMLILNPVGAIGTALGGVIAGGAAGSAAAMIAGATLLGAGAIGAGGAAIGSVVGGSTALGLGLASGIIGGSAALFGSSALVVAGVGAAAIVGSTALLASSAAAIVGAAGLVIGGVALIQATVLAAAAAVIGVSAVLMAAALAMTVAGAAIIAGLFALGVASMLVFSALAMAVGVALLASAAVPILLYTGLGVGILAAGSVLSPFTFQAYIVGGYSKSSLNHLRWNEKNARIAGCYAAAVSFAVTAGSIAFFGMPGLGVMPGNVPVFGSFNYISGVPLFETSITLSKILQIYSGGSAGYNLSQGNYLESFINTIDIFSPIPVGLIVKGAEATGNTCGGSL, encoded by the coding sequence ATGCGACTAAATAAAAAAAATTCAGTTACCTTATTCGTTCTAATAGCCTCTTTCTTCTTTATTGCCTGGAATCCGTTACGCCCCATTCTGAACTATTTCGCGTCTGTGTTTTCCGGTGGAGAAACTAGCATTCCGCTTCCTCTCCCGAATATCCAAATTGGGATAACAGGAAAACCCAGTTTTTCTCTGAATATCCAAGTTCCTCCAGGAGCGGGAGATTTAGTTCCTTCGATTACGATCGATTATACGGCAAGTGGAACTCAGTCTATCTTGGGAAGCGGCTGGAATTTAGGAGGATTTCCGAGAATTTTAAAAAATCCTAATTTAGGGGTCCACTTTGGAGCAACCGATGGTTATAGCTCCAGTCTTTTAGGAGAATTGATCGAGACAAGCACGAGCGGTGTGTACCGATCCAAGATGGAATCTTTCTATAAGATTAAATTAGATGGAAACGTTTGGGTTTTCCAAGATAAATCCGGAATTACTTACGAATATGGGAGAAATGATACTAACGGTTCCGGATCAATCATCTTAATTAATGGGGCTGCTATTACTTCCTATTTAGATAAGGTTAGAGATTCTTTTGGAAATGGCTATGATATCATTTACAGTTCGGACACTACTATTTCTGATGAACCTCTTCCTCAAGAAATCAAATATGCTAGAGGGAATGGGAGAATAGTTTTTTCATATAAAGACCGCTCTAGTGGTTTTCGTGAACAGATCTTCTATCTTACGAAAGCTGCCTTTAGAAAGAAGCTTCTAGACAAAATAGAAGTGTATGCTAAAGATTCGAGCGGTTCAGAACAGCTAATTGAAACTTACGATTTTAGCTATGACACTACCGATCGAGGGCCTATCTTATCTTCCTTCGAAAGGGAAAATTATAAACCAATCAATTTCTCTTATACAGAAAGAACGACTCAGGCTAATCTATTTAATTCGAACGGAAAGAATTATGATGTTTCCTTCCAAGCTATGAATCCAAATGTTCAATCCAGCTGTGCAGCTACGCAGACAGCTTGTTTATGTACGGCTAGCGCAGCCTGTATGGCGGCGACTTTGGGATATGCTAGGATTTTATGTGCACAAGGAATTGCTTCCTATCAAAATGTTTGCACTTACGGGGTAACTTCTACATTCGTTACTCCGGCAGATACGGATGGGGACGGTTCTCCGGAATTGGTAAAAATTACAGGAAACATGACGAATCAAAAGTTCTCGGTTTCCAAGTTATCTGACTGGAACGCTTCTACTAGTAATCCAATTTCTACAAGCAATGCCACTGTTGGGGAACATATTGGAATTACAAGTATCGGAAAAATACTCCCAGGTGATTTTAATGGGGATGGAAAGAGTGATTTTCTCATTTTAAAGAATAACGGCGAAGCCCTGAAAGTTTACTATGGGCCTGATTTCAGTTCAGAATCCTATTCAAATGTCACTGCACAAAGTCTGGGAGCTTCTTCTGCGAAACATTTTGTCCTTGATGTAAATGGGGATGGTAAGACCGATTTCATCCAGGCTGACAGTAATAATAATTTACTTGTATATACTTCTACTGGTTCTGGGTTTCAAAAAATCCAAACATTAACTATTACTCCTTACGGAACGTCATTCCAACAATTTGTAGATTTGGACCGAAACGGAGTTCCGGATTTTGTAAGGATCAATGATTCCACTTCTCAAGAGCTTATTGTAACATTTTTAGATTTGCAGAATGGGTTACTTAAAATAATAGAAACAAATAAAATTTCAAGAACCGATTTCGGTAACAAGGGTGACCAGTTCTTTTCAGACCTAAACGGAGACGGATATTTGGACTTTGCATTTTTCTCTATGCCAGGTAACCAAGGAAGTATCTCTTATTATCCATTTACGGGGAGAACTTTTTTAACAAATGGAGCGAGTCCTCTTCAAACTATCAACGTTAATGGAGCGTTTGCCAATAAAGAGTCTGGTTCAAGTTCCAATACGGTTTATGTAGAGGCTGATCTTTCTGGAGATGGAGTGAAAGACAGAATATCTTATGATAATACCGACCTTTCCAACTCATTTTTTAATGTAGAAATTTATGACTCGATGAATTCCAAATACCTAACTCCTTTCAAGGTAAATTGGAACCAAGATGTTTCTAAAGATTTGAATGGAGATGGTGCTTTAGATACTCTTAGAGCTGATGTAACGAGCATAGATCAGACTGATTCGAATGGCGTAGTAACAACTGTTACTACCTATAAGTTTATAGTTACGATTGGTAACGCAAGTTCTTATGAAGTAGCTATTGATTTAGATTCCTATATACCTTCCACTTCCAGTAGTGGGGATTCGAGTTCTATTTCTTATTTTAATTGGAGGAATCGAAAAGATTTCATAGATCTAAACGGAGATAACAAAGCTGATTTCTTAAGATATGATGCTGCGAACGGTGTTTTGGCGGTTTCATATGCGAAATCGGATTCGAATGGGTATGTTACTTACTCTGAAAATGGAGACGATAGCTGGACTACGGGCGGATACTTCCTTTCGATCGATACAAACTCTGATGGTAAGCCGGAGATTTTAGGATTAAAGGGTAATAAAGTAAATCTTCAAACTTCTGTTGCGAGTAGCGCTCCTGGAATATCGAGCATCGCTTACAGAAGTTTTCCTTATGAATCCAGTTTAGAATTGCATTATATTCGATTCAATCAAGCGCTTCCGAGTGGACTTCTTTCGAAGGTTGAAAATGGATCTTATTCCTCCCAGGGTAATGTAGAATTAAATTTAGAATATCAACTTTCGAAAAATCATCCGGGAGCAATTCAACCGAGCTTGTATAATTCTTCTTCTCCCCAATTTGTTCCATTTGGGGGAGCTGATTATCTAATCACCAGGTTAACTCAAAAAACCGGGGATACTATTTTAAGTTCGGGAAGTTATTCATATTCGTTTGCCAGATTTTATCTAGGAGGTTTTCGAAATTCTACTTATATCGGTTTTCAGAAAATGACTCAGACCGATTCGATTCTGAATCAAACGATAGAGATAGAATACGATCCAAGTTTTATCGAGATGTCCGGGAGACCTACATATCAAAAGATTAAAAAGAATGGTATTTTACTTTCTGAATCGACCTGGAGTTATAATAAATCGACTTCTGTTTTTGGCGGGACCTTGGTATTACCTGGAGATACCTCTGAGATAAAATACCAAGCAGGGAACGTTTTTTCTTCTTCATTAATTTCGAAAACCTATGATTCTTACGGAAATATTTTAAACAAAGTAACATCCATAAATGGAACTATATTGTCAGAAAAGACAACATATCTAAATGACTGGAGCCAAAGTATTTTAGGAAAGCCGACTGAAATTCAGCTTTTTAAGGATGGAGAATTACTGTCTGATAAGAAGTTTAATTATTCCGGTCGATTAGTATCTGCAGTTCGAGAATTGGTTTCCGATGGAGTTTGGAAAAATCAATATATCCAGGCTTACGATGAATATGGAAATCCAACGTCGACTCTTGATTCTAACGGAAATACAAATTCAATAGAATATGATTCCATAGTACATAAGTATCCAATCAAGATTTCCAATTCCCTCGGCCATATTACTTTAAAAGAATATAATTTAACCAATGGATTGGAAGTTTCTAACACAAATTCTAATGGTGTTGTATCTAAAACCGAATATGATACTTTTGGAAGAGCAGTTTTAAGCTATCTTCCTGGGGAGTCGGAATGGTCCGAGAAGATAGAATATGAAAATACAGGAGACTTAGAGAATAAGTTAGTACGAAAAACTTTCCGCAGAAGTAACGGCCAAAGTTGGCAGGAAGAATCTAACAATATAATTACAGGAATCACTAAAAAACGAAGCAGTTTAGTGAATGGCTATGTACTTGTAGAAGAAACATACGGTAATCCTCAAGGGCAAACTGTAAAGAAAATAGATTCTTATTTAGAAGGGTCTAACCCATTTTCTTGGACGAGTTTTACTTACGATGCCGAAGGAAACATGGTCCTTTCTGAACGGAATGACGGATCTTCTACTTCAGTTTCGGTATCAGGGTTGATTACCACAGTAAAAGAGTCGAATAACGGTAATGTTATACAAGAAAAAATTGAAGTAAAAAATTCTTTAGGGCAAACTGTGTCTTCTACACTACAAGGAAAGACCACTCAATATAAGTACGCATCGAATGGTCAAATTTCTCAGATCATAGATCCTGAAAATGGGATTACTTACATCCAGAGTGATTTTTCTGGGAGAAAAACAAAAGTCATAAGCCCGGATTCGGGGACAACTCAATACATATACGATTCCAATTCAGGAAATCTTCAGGAACAACGGTTGGCGAGTGGTTCTAAAATCGAATACTCCTATGATGTATTGGGTAGAGTTACACAGATTGCGGGAATAGGCTCCCAGGGAGAAACAGTATATCAAGTTTACGAATACGATAACCAATCCGTAGCAAATGGAATAGGCCGCTTAACCAAAGTAACTGATTCTTTAGGAATCACTGATTTTGAATATGATGCCAGAGGTAACCAAACACTTCTTAAGAAACATCTTTCGGAAGAAGAGTTAACCTTTATCATTCAAAAGAAATATAATCTTCAAGGGCAAGTCGAAGAATTTACTTATCCGGAAGGAAGTATTGTTAAAAATCTCTATTCTGAAGCCGGTTACCTTTCTGCTGTAACTTTGACTCCGGGAGATGGTAGTGGTTCTGATTTTCCAGTAGTTCAATACGCCGGACCTAAGATAGAGGATGGGCTTTTGAAGATTCAGAGGATTTTGGGAAATGGAGTTAATACAAATATTTATTATAATCCTGTGAAGAAAAATCTGGTTCGTATCCAAACAAGTAAAGACTCAGATTCTTACCAAGTTTTGAATTACAGTTATAACGATTATGGAAATTATTCTTCGATAACAGATAATAAAAATCCAGTTCGTTCTCAAAGTTTTTCTTATGATTCCATTGGTCGTCTTATTTCTGCTACAGGAGTTTATGGAGCAGAAGAATACCAATATTCGGATTCAGGTAGACTTCTTAAAAAAGGGAATTTGACTTATTCCTATTCAAATAGTTTACATAAAAATGCAGCTACCGATGTTTCAGGAGATAACCTTTCTTATCATTACGTTTACGATAATGCAGGAAACGTAATTAACAAAAATGACGAATCGTTTTCTTACAATCCGTTTCAAAAATTGAAACAAGTTGATACTGCAAGCGGGGAGACGATCAAATTTGATTACGATTTTTCTGGAACTCGTATTCGAAAAACAAGAAGTAGTGATGGAACTAAGACGATTACATTGGGTGGAATTTATGAAGTTGTTTTAACTCCTGGAAAGTCTCCGCAGCATACGCTATATTTCAAAGGAAATTCTGGAGATTTAGTCGGTCAGTGGTCAAGACAGAACCCAGATCTAATTTCTTACGTAAATCAAGAGCTCGTAGCTTCTTCGGGACTCGGATCTACTTGGAATACTTATCTCTGGCAATCTAAGGATATTGCTATTAGAGGAATTAAATATCTGCTTTTTGTTCCTGGAACGAATATCGCATTTTTATATGTTACAGTATTTTTAGGTGTCGCGTTCGCGTTACTTTCGTTTGGGGACGGACTTTGGAAATTAACGATCAAGTTTATTACACCTATTTTGATAATTTCCTTTTCAAATTGTTCCATCGCTTTACCAGGAAGTAACGGTAATGCCCCTTGGACAATGGTACCTTACATTGATTCGGGGGCAACCGGAATCGGTAGTCCTTACGAACCTGGCTCAGGGGCAGGAATGCCAATAACTGGATTTCTATTTCTTCATCCGGATCATTTGGGATCTATTGTTATGGCAACTGATGGGTCAGGAAATCGAGTCACAGGAGGAGCGCAGTCTGGAGCCTCTCATGTATCATATAAACCTTATGGAGAAATTCAAAGGGAAGATTCTTTTGGTCCAGATGTATTTAGATATAAATATACATCACAAGAGGAAGACAGAGAAACCGGATTATATTATTATAAAGCAAGATATTACGATCCAATTCTTGGTAGATTTCTACAAGCAGACTCTGTAATTGATGGGAGTCGTCCAACGGGAATGGATCTTTACGCGTATGCTGAAGGTAATCCGATAAGTTACACAGATCCAAGCGGCCATAGTATTCTCAGTTCTTGGTTGAGTAGTAACGGCCTAGGTTTCTTAAATTTTAGTTTAACACTTAGCAGTGCAATGTTGATATTGAACCCCGTAGGAGCCATAGGTACTGCTCTTGGCGGAGTAATAGCTGGAGGCGCTGCAGGATCGGCTGCTGCTATGATAGCTGGTGCTACGCTCTTGGGTGCAGGAGCAATAGGAGCTGGAGGCGCAGCAATTGGTTCTGTAGTTGGAGGAAGCACAGCTCTTGGATTAGGTCTAGCCTCTGGAATAATTGGCGGATCAGCGGCTCTGTTCGGATCTTCCGCACTTGTAGTAGCAGGTGTGGGCGCCGCAGCGATAGTCGGTTCAACAGCTCTTCTTGCGAGTTCAGCAGCGGCCATTGTCGGAGCTGCTGGATTAGTTATAGGTGGGGTTGCTTTGATTCAAGCCACTGTTCTTGCAGCAGCGGCTGCCGTTATAGGAGTCAGTGCAGTACTTATGGCAGCTGCATTGGCTATGACCGTTGCAGGCGCGGCAATCATCGCGGGACTTTTTGCTTTAGGTGTTGCATCGATGTTGGTTTTCTCTGCACTAGCAATGGCAGTAGGTGTAGCATTACTTGCTTCAGCAGCAGTTCCAATACTTCTCTATACTGGATTAGGAGTTGGAATCCTTGCAGCAGGATCTGTATTGTCTCCATTTACTTTTCAAGCTTATATTGTGGGAGGTTATTCTAAATCTAGTTTGAATCATTTACGCTGGAATGAGAAGAATGCGAGAATTGCCGGTTGTTACGCAGCTGCAGTCTCATTCGCCGTCACTGCCGGATCGATTGCCTTTTTTGGGATGCCGGGATTGGGTGTGATGCCCGGAAACGTTCCTGTATTTGGTAGTTTTAACTATATAAGTGGTGTCCCATTGTTTGAAACGAGTATTACATTAAGTAAAATACTACAAATCTACTCTGGAGGTTCCGCAGGTTATAATTTATCGCAAGGTAATTATTTAGAATCATTTATAAATACAATTGATATTTTTAGTCCAATTCCTGTTGGATTGATTGTAAAAGGTGCAGAAGCAACTGGAAATACATGCGGAGGGAGTCTGTGA